One region of Mucilaginibacter sp. 14171R-50 genomic DNA includes:
- a CDS encoding PA2169 family four-helix-bundle protein, with protein METTTEKSIEVLNDLIEINNDRIDGFDRAAKELDASDSDLKGIFEQFASDSRRNVQELSAAVGQAGGEVETGNSATGTIHRAWLDVKATFSGHDRKSILEECERGEDAIKKAYRDALSPDNGLSLQHSQIVAQQQQLINQGHDTIKALRDSQV; from the coding sequence ATGGAAACTACCACAGAAAAATCAATTGAAGTTTTAAACGACCTGATAGAAATTAATAACGACCGCATAGACGGGTTTGACCGCGCTGCTAAGGAATTAGACGCGAGCGACAGCGACCTGAAAGGAATTTTTGAGCAGTTTGCAAGTGATAGCCGCCGCAATGTACAAGAACTAAGCGCTGCAGTAGGCCAGGCTGGGGGCGAGGTTGAAACCGGTAACAGTGCAACCGGAACCATACACCGCGCATGGCTTGATGTTAAAGCGACATTTAGCGGCCACGACCGTAAAAGTATACTGGAAGAATGTGAACGCGGCGAGGATGCTATTAAAAAAGCGTACCGCGATGCCTTATCACCTGATAACGGCCTTTCATTACAACACAGCCAGATAGTTGCACAACAGCAGCAATTGATAAACCAGGGACACGATACCATCAAAGCCCTTAGAGACAGCCAGGTTTAA
- a CDS encoding acyl-CoA desaturase translates to MIILIFFLGHWFLSLFFQTFFLHRYASHKMFTTNKFFERTFHVMTFLFQGSSYLNPRAYAIMHREHHAYSDTEKDPHSPHFFKDVFQMMYYTAVSYRKHEKKLKEPEERFKGNYPEWKFLDYIGSSIVSRIIFGLFYIAFYVVFATQWWMYLLIPIHFIMGPLHGAIVNWCGHKYGYSNFDNNDKSKNTTPFDFLMLGELFQNNHHKRPNSANFGARWFEIDPVYPIMKLMHWARIIRLRKAYL, encoded by the coding sequence GTGATCATATTAATTTTCTTCCTTGGGCACTGGTTTTTATCATTGTTCTTCCAAACTTTTTTTCTGCACCGGTACGCTTCACACAAAATGTTTACCACCAATAAATTTTTTGAGCGCACCTTTCATGTCATGACCTTCCTTTTTCAGGGATCATCGTACTTAAACCCGCGTGCCTATGCTATTATGCATCGCGAACACCATGCTTACAGCGATACCGAAAAGGATCCGCACTCGCCGCATTTTTTTAAAGATGTTTTCCAAATGATGTATTACACTGCTGTAAGCTACCGTAAACACGAAAAGAAACTTAAAGAGCCCGAGGAACGCTTTAAAGGGAACTATCCGGAGTGGAAGTTTTTAGATTATATTGGCTCGTCCATCGTATCGCGCATAATATTCGGTTTGTTTTATATCGCTTTTTATGTAGTGTTTGCTACACAGTGGTGGATGTACCTGCTGATACCTATTCACTTTATCATGGGTCCTTTACACGGCGCTATTGTAAACTGGTGCGGCCACAAGTATGGTTATTCAAATTTTGATAATAACGATAAATCAAAAAATACAACCCCGTTTGACTTTCTGATGCTTGGCGAGTTGTTCCAGAACAACCACCACAAGCGGCCTAACAGCGCCAATTTCGGCGCCAGGTGGTTCGAGATTGATCCGGTTTACCCTATCATGAAACTGATGCACTGGGCCCGCATCATCAGGCTGAGGAAAGCCTATTTATAA